In one window of Rhodanobacter sp. FDAARGOS 1247 DNA:
- a CDS encoding arginyltransferase, with translation MRRSDQVRLFQTLPHACGYYADRTAQNLVLDPAAPNLDQLYGPALERGFRRAGGHLYFPHCASCRACTPCRIDVANFRPDRSQRRCLQRNTDVVVTECIPGYNRERHALYERYLHSRHAGGGMDDAEASDFRRFLTAPWSPTVFMELRAGPRLLAVAVTDICLNGISAVYTFYEPEEAGRSLGTFAILQQVELARRRGIPWLYLGFWIDGHPKMDYKRRFKPLQIRTAQGWTDMP, from the coding sequence ATGCGCCGATCCGACCAAGTCCGGCTGTTCCAGACGCTGCCACATGCGTGCGGCTATTACGCCGACCGCACGGCGCAGAACCTGGTGCTTGATCCGGCCGCCCCCAACCTGGACCAGCTTTACGGCCCCGCGCTGGAACGCGGCTTTCGCCGCGCCGGCGGCCACCTGTATTTCCCCCACTGCGCCAGCTGCCGCGCCTGCACCCCGTGCCGCATCGACGTGGCGAACTTCCGGCCGGACCGCAGCCAGCGCCGCTGCCTGCAGCGCAATACCGACGTGGTCGTCACCGAATGCATCCCCGGTTACAACCGCGAACGCCATGCGCTCTACGAGCGCTACCTGCACAGCCGGCATGCCGGCGGCGGCATGGACGACGCCGAGGCCAGCGACTTCCGCCGCTTCCTCACCGCGCCGTGGAGCCCCACCGTGTTCATGGAGTTGCGCGCGGGGCCACGCCTGCTGGCCGTGGCGGTGACCGACATCTGCCTCAACGGCATTTCCGCCGTCTACACCTTCTACGAGCCGGAGGAAGCCGGGCGCAGCCTCGGCACCTTCGCGATCCTGCAACAGGTGGAACTCGCCCGGCGCCGCGGCATCCCGTGGCTGTACCTGGGTTTCTGGATCGACGGCCACCCGAAGATGGATTACAAGCGGCGCTTCAAGCCGCTGCAGATCCGCACGGCCCAGGGCTGGACCGACATGCCATAG
- a CDS encoding FMN-binding glutamate synthase family protein has product MESGGFAHWLVVVVELAAAFALLLLALAVVVLLATWVVDRNQTGNAVLRNFPVIGHFRYWFLHLGEFFRQYLYSSDREEMPFNRAQRTWVYRAAKNVDNTNAFGSSRDLRAEGVPFFVNAPFPDLGTDHVEPVPVTIGPYAREPYSHAAFFNISAMSFGALSAPAVRALSRGAAKAGIWMDTGEGGLAPYHLEGGCDIIFEIGTAKYGVRTPDGKLDDEKLLAICAHPQVKMVSIKLGQGAKPGMGGLLPGAKVTAEIAAIRGIPVGEDSQSPNRHLDIGNVAQLMDSIAHIRELTGKPVGFKAVLGGAEWIGELCDEVHRRGIGSAPDFIIVDGSEGGTGAAPQTLMEGVGLPLHEALPALIDMLIVKGLRERIKVVCSGKCITAYDVAWALSIGADFVNSARGFMLALGCIQSLQCNRNTCPTGITTQNPKLQRGLVVTDKAERVFHYAKNVMHEVGIIAHSCGVSEPRQLNRGHCRVVGDDGLSIPLEKLFPYPQREPS; this is encoded by the coding sequence ATGGAATCAGGCGGATTCGCGCACTGGCTGGTGGTGGTGGTCGAGCTGGCGGCGGCGTTCGCGCTGCTGTTGCTGGCGCTGGCGGTGGTGGTGTTGCTGGCGACCTGGGTGGTCGATCGCAACCAGACCGGCAACGCGGTGCTGCGCAACTTCCCGGTGATCGGCCACTTCCGCTACTGGTTCCTGCACCTGGGCGAGTTCTTCCGCCAATACCTGTATTCCAGCGACCGCGAGGAAATGCCGTTCAATCGCGCCCAGCGCACCTGGGTGTATCGCGCGGCGAAGAACGTGGACAACACCAACGCCTTCGGTTCCAGCCGTGACTTGCGGGCCGAAGGCGTGCCGTTCTTCGTCAACGCGCCGTTCCCCGACCTGGGCACCGATCATGTCGAACCGGTGCCGGTGACGATCGGCCCGTACGCGCGCGAGCCGTACAGCCACGCCGCGTTCTTCAATATTTCCGCGATGAGCTTCGGCGCGCTGTCGGCGCCGGCGGTGCGGGCGCTGTCGCGGGGTGCGGCCAAGGCCGGCATCTGGATGGACACCGGCGAAGGCGGCCTGGCGCCGTATCACCTGGAAGGCGGTTGCGACATCATCTTCGAGATCGGCACGGCCAAGTACGGCGTGCGCACGCCGGACGGCAAGCTCGACGACGAGAAGCTGCTGGCGATCTGCGCGCACCCGCAGGTGAAGATGGTCAGCATCAAGCTGGGCCAGGGCGCCAAGCCCGGCATGGGCGGCCTGCTGCCCGGCGCCAAGGTCACCGCCGAGATCGCGGCGATCCGCGGCATTCCCGTCGGCGAGGATTCGCAAAGCCCTAACCGCCATCTGGACATCGGCAACGTCGCGCAGCTGATGGACAGCATCGCCCACATCCGCGAGCTCACCGGCAAGCCGGTGGGCTTCAAGGCGGTGCTGGGCGGCGCCGAATGGATCGGCGAGCTGTGCGATGAAGTGCATCGGCGCGGCATCGGGAGCGCGCCCGACTTCATCATCGTCGACGGCTCCGAGGGCGGCACCGGCGCCGCGCCGCAGACCCTGATGGAAGGCGTGGGCCTGCCGCTGCACGAGGCGCTGCCGGCGCTGATCGACATGCTGATCGTCAAGGGCCTGCGCGAACGCATCAAGGTGGTCTGCTCGGGCAAGTGCATCACCGCCTACGACGTGGCGTGGGCGTTGTCGATCGGCGCGGACTTCGTCAACTCGGCGCGCGGCTTCATGCTGGCGCTGGGCTGCATCCAGTCGCTGCAGTGCAACCGCAACACCTGTCCCACCGGCATCACCACGCAGAATCCGAAACTGCAGCGCGGCCTGGTGGTCACCGACAAGGCCGAGCGGGTATTCCATTACGCGAAGAACGTGATGCACGAAGTGGGCATCATCGCCCACAGCTGCGGGGTCAGCGAACCGCGCCAGCTCAATCGCGGGCATTGCCGCGTGGTCGGCGACGACGGTTTGTCGATTCCGCTGGAGAAGCTGTTTCCGTACCCGCAGCGAGAGCCTTCGTAG
- the purT gene encoding formate-dependent phosphoribosylglycinamide formyltransferase has product MKPFGTPHSDHALRVLLLGSGELGKEVAIELQRYAVEVIAVDRYANAPAMQVAHRSHVIDMLDGKALRALIELEKPDLVVPEIEAIHTPTLIELEKEGQRVIPTARAAWLTMDREGIRKLAAEELQLPTSPYRFCDDEAQYRAAAAAIGYPFVVKPVMSSSGKGQSVVRGDDELQHAWDYAQSGGRAGKGRVIVEGFVDFDYEITMLTVRHTDGVSFCAPIGHRQEDGDYRESWQPQPMSDAALAEAQRQAAAVTGALGGWGVFGVEFFVRGDAVIFSEVSPRPHDTGLVTLISQEFSEFALHARAILGLPIPVIHQYGPSASCAVLVEGEGAGPRYHGVAEALAEPDTQLRLFGKPEVKGRRRMAVALARAGTLNEAVGKAVRAAGKLRIEL; this is encoded by the coding sequence ATGAAGCCTTTCGGCACGCCCCATTCCGACCACGCGCTGCGCGTTCTGCTGCTGGGCTCCGGCGAGCTGGGCAAGGAAGTGGCGATCGAACTGCAGCGCTACGCGGTCGAGGTGATCGCGGTGGATCGTTACGCCAATGCGCCGGCCATGCAGGTGGCTCATCGCAGCCACGTGATCGACATGCTGGATGGCAAGGCGCTGCGTGCGCTGATCGAGCTGGAAAAGCCCGACCTGGTGGTGCCGGAGATCGAGGCGATCCACACGCCGACCCTGATCGAACTGGAGAAGGAAGGGCAGCGGGTGATCCCGACCGCCCGCGCCGCGTGGCTGACGATGGACCGCGAAGGCATCCGCAAGCTCGCCGCCGAGGAGCTGCAGCTGCCGACTTCGCCGTACCGCTTCTGCGACGACGAGGCGCAGTACCGCGCCGCGGCCGCCGCGATCGGCTATCCGTTCGTGGTCAAGCCGGTGATGAGTTCCTCCGGCAAGGGCCAGAGCGTGGTGCGCGGCGACGACGAACTGCAGCATGCGTGGGATTACGCCCAGTCCGGCGGACGCGCGGGCAAGGGCCGGGTAATCGTCGAGGGCTTCGTCGATTTCGATTACGAGATCACCATGCTCACCGTGCGGCATACCGATGGCGTCAGCTTCTGCGCGCCGATCGGCCACCGCCAGGAAGACGGCGACTACCGCGAGTCGTGGCAGCCGCAGCCGATGAGCGACGCTGCGCTGGCCGAGGCGCAGCGCCAGGCCGCGGCGGTCACCGGCGCGCTGGGCGGCTGGGGCGTGTTCGGCGTGGAGTTCTTCGTCAGGGGTGATGCGGTGATCTTCTCCGAGGTCAGTCCGCGCCCCCACGACACCGGCCTGGTCACCCTGATCTCGCAGGAGTTTTCCGAGTTCGCGCTGCATGCGCGGGCGATCCTGGGACTGCCGATCCCGGTGATCCACCAGTACGGGCCGTCGGCCTCGTGCGCGGTGCTGGTCGAAGGCGAGGGCGCAGGACCGCGCTACCACGGCGTGGCCGAGGCGCTGGCCGAGCCGGACACGCAACTGCGGCTCTTCGGCAAGCCCGAGGTGAAGGGGCGCCGGCGCATGGCGGTGGCGCTGGCCCGGGCCGGCACGCTGAACGAAGCAGTGGGCAAGGCCGTGCGCGCCGCCGGAAAACTGCGCATCGAGTTGTGA
- a CDS encoding SPFH domain-containing protein, with translation MNEHNGFSVAGIPFVGLCLVLAGIGVALVVSAIHGHPDAPPLFQVFTGVILLAIDSFMLKGFFQVAPNEGQVLQLFGKYAGTVRHEGLRWTNPFYSRQRISLRVRNFESGKLKVNDNDGNPIEIGAVVVWQVLDTAEAVFCVDDYENYVHIQSESALRQMAQSYPYDAHEDGKPSLRSHGDEINTHLRDEIQTRLGKAGVQVVEARISHLAYAQEIAQAMLQRQQAGAIIAARTKIVEGAVSMVEMALDQLSQRGVVNLDEERKAAMVSNLLVVLCGERGTQPVLNTGTLY, from the coding sequence ATGAACGAACACAATGGCTTTTCCGTCGCCGGCATCCCTTTCGTGGGGTTGTGCCTGGTACTGGCCGGCATCGGCGTGGCACTGGTGGTATCCGCCATCCACGGTCATCCGGATGCCCCTCCGCTGTTCCAGGTGTTCACCGGCGTGATCCTGCTGGCGATCGACAGCTTCATGCTCAAGGGCTTCTTCCAGGTTGCCCCGAATGAAGGCCAGGTCCTGCAACTGTTCGGCAAGTACGCCGGCACCGTGCGCCACGAGGGTCTGCGCTGGACCAATCCGTTCTACAGCCGCCAGCGCATCTCGCTGCGCGTGCGCAACTTCGAGAGCGGCAAGCTGAAGGTCAACGACAACGACGGCAATCCGATCGAGATCGGCGCCGTGGTGGTATGGCAGGTGCTGGACACGGCCGAGGCGGTGTTCTGCGTCGACGACTACGAAAACTACGTGCACATCCAGAGCGAATCCGCGCTGCGGCAGATGGCGCAGAGCTACCCCTACGACGCCCACGAGGACGGCAAGCCCTCGCTGCGCAGCCACGGCGACGAGATCAACACGCACCTGCGCGACGAGATCCAGACCCGCCTGGGCAAGGCCGGCGTGCAGGTGGTGGAAGCGCGCATCAGCCACCTTGCCTACGCGCAGGAAATCGCCCAGGCGATGCTGCAGCGGCAACAGGCCGGCGCGATCATCGCCGCCCGCACGAAAATCGTCGAAGGCGCGGTGAGCATGGTCGAGATGGCGCTGGACCAGCTCAGCCAGCGCGGCGTGGTGAACCTGGACGAAGAGCGCAAGGCGGCGATGGTCAGCAACCTGCTGGTGGTGCTGTGCGGCGAGCGCGGCACCCAGCCGGTGCTGAACACCGGCACGCTGTACTGA
- a CDS encoding Arc family DNA binding domain-containing protein: MAAEKKAYPLRINAVVLDAMQRWSDDELRSLNAQIEYVLREALRKAGRLKANPGTAAVDHDPD; the protein is encoded by the coding sequence ATGGCCGCCGAAAAAAAAGCCTATCCGCTGCGCATCAACGCCGTCGTGCTGGACGCGATGCAGCGCTGGTCCGATGACGAACTGCGCAGCCTCAACGCACAGATCGAATACGTGCTGCGCGAGGCGCTGCGCAAGGCTGGCCGCCTGAAAGCCAACCCCGGCACGGCCGCGGTCGACCACGACCCGGACTGA
- a CDS encoding CPBP family intramembrane glutamic endopeptidase: MPAIAPAALPVKGPHLKLAMLLGLAGLLSTLALWPYLLVLMPQKLAALPLPLPVVVAAQTIQAGVMCWLLAWLGLSLGAPHGLDAPWLRSRVYRRPLDPGRPARWGLAMSLGAGAAVLVLGLSLLGPTLPAEHATSAAGWAWRGALASFYGGIVEEVGCRLLLVSLFVWLLARSHRNVALPWMFVVAIVLAALLFGAGHLPAVFAITATPASLLIGKIVLLNAVVGTVTGVLFWKYGLEHAMLAHFCADLVLHVIAPLAGGA, encoded by the coding sequence ATGCCAGCCATCGCGCCCGCCGCCCTGCCCGTCAAGGGTCCCCATCTGAAGCTCGCCATGCTGCTCGGCCTTGCCGGCCTGTTGTCCACCCTGGCGCTGTGGCCGTATCTGCTGGTGCTGATGCCGCAGAAGCTGGCCGCGCTGCCCTTGCCCCTGCCGGTCGTGGTGGCGGCGCAGACTATCCAGGCTGGCGTGATGTGCTGGCTGCTCGCCTGGCTCGGTCTGTCCCTGGGCGCACCGCACGGACTGGATGCACCGTGGCTGCGCAGTCGGGTCTATCGGCGTCCGCTCGACCCGGGCCGGCCCGCGCGCTGGGGTCTGGCCATGTCGCTCGGCGCGGGCGCTGCCGTGCTGGTGCTCGGCCTGTCGTTGCTTGGGCCCACGCTTCCGGCCGAGCATGCCACCAGCGCCGCGGGCTGGGCCTGGCGTGGCGCGCTGGCGTCGTTCTATGGCGGCATCGTGGAGGAAGTCGGCTGCCGGCTGCTGCTGGTCAGCCTGTTCGTCTGGCTGCTGGCGCGAAGCCACCGCAACGTGGCGCTGCCGTGGATGTTCGTGGTGGCCATCGTGCTGGCTGCGCTGCTGTTCGGCGCCGGCCATCTGCCGGCAGTCTTCGCGATCACGGCGACACCGGCATCGTTGCTGATCGGCAAGATCGTCCTGCTCAACGCCGTCGTCGGAACGGTGACTGGCGTGCTGTTCTGGAAGTACGGCCTGGAGCACGCGATGCTGGCGCACTTCTGCGCCGACCTGGTGTTGCATGTGATCGCGCCACTGGCCGGCGGCGCCTGA
- a CDS encoding DUF423 domain-containing protein, protein MRQPVSTRVAVLVGVAGASAVLLGAFGAHALRGVLDGRGTELWHTAVNYHVWHALALVMTAALGRGRSGRVALLAFGAGIVLFSGSLYALALGAPRWVGIITPFGGLAFVVGWLALGWTLRTRNE, encoded by the coding sequence ATGCGACAACCTGTCAGTACCCGTGTTGCCGTGCTGGTCGGCGTTGCCGGAGCCAGCGCGGTGCTGCTGGGCGCGTTCGGCGCACATGCGCTGCGCGGCGTGCTCGACGGGCGTGGCACGGAGCTGTGGCATACGGCGGTGAACTACCACGTGTGGCATGCGCTGGCGCTGGTCATGACGGCTGCGCTGGGGCGTGGCCGCAGCGGCCGGGTGGCGCTGCTCGCGTTCGGCGCCGGCATCGTGTTGTTCAGCGGCAGCCTGTATGCGCTGGCGTTGGGTGCGCCACGCTGGGTGGGCATCATCACGCCGTTCGGCGGGCTAGCCTTCGTGGTCGGCTGGCTTGCGCTTGGCTGGACGCTGCGTACGCGCAACGAATAG
- a CDS encoding SCO family protein, translating to MKPRHWLRPALLLLLLAVGLLLGGCQHDQPPFRLTNISGHMPDLDFKLTDDNGKAVTGADYRGKVVLLYFGYTHCPDVCPLTLAQLHVVMQRLGPLADDARILFVSVDPARDTPAIMHAYVNAFDPRAVGLVGSARAVETLSKRYRSAFTREPGDADGNYEVSHSSAIYVFDREGHARVLATPSASHDDLVHDLHLLLNTGAHE from the coding sequence ATGAAGCCCCGCCACTGGCTGCGCCCCGCGCTGCTGCTGTTGCTGCTCGCTGTCGGCCTGTTGCTGGGCGGCTGTCAGCACGACCAGCCGCCGTTCCGGCTGACCAACATCAGCGGCCACATGCCCGATCTCGACTTCAAGCTCACCGACGACAACGGCAAGGCGGTCACCGGCGCCGACTATCGCGGCAAGGTGGTGCTGCTGTATTTCGGTTACACCCATTGCCCCGACGTCTGCCCGCTGACCCTGGCCCAGTTGCACGTGGTGATGCAGCGGCTGGGACCATTGGCCGACGACGCGCGCATCCTGTTCGTCAGCGTCGATCCGGCACGCGACACGCCGGCGATCATGCACGCCTACGTCAACGCGTTCGACCCGCGTGCGGTGGGCCTGGTCGGCAGCGCTCGCGCCGTCGAAACGCTGAGCAAGCGCTATCGCTCGGCCTTCACCCGCGAACCGGGCGATGCCGACGGCAATTACGAGGTCAGCCACAGTTCGGCGATCTACGTGTTCGACCGCGAGGGCCATGCCCGCGTGCTGGCCACCCCCTCCGCCTCGCACGACGACCTCGTCCACGACCTGCACCTGCTGCTGAACACCGGAGCCCACGAATGA
- a CDS encoding copper chaperone PCu(A)C, with the protein MKLSRLSLLCAGLLLAGIAHAADADHIHASHAWIRVLPGALPAGAYVTLENDSGAPIALRGASSTIYAEAMLHRSSTAGGVSRMSMVDSLDVPAHGKAALAPAGYHLMLMQPKQPVKPGDSVTLTLKFADGSTLATDFIARPANALDAGDTHADHAMPGMDHGAMSHDH; encoded by the coding sequence ATGAAACTTTCCCGACTGTCGCTGCTGTGCGCCGGCCTGCTGCTGGCCGGCATCGCCCACGCGGCCGATGCCGACCACATCCATGCCAGCCATGCGTGGATTCGCGTGCTGCCCGGCGCCCTGCCCGCCGGCGCCTATGTCACGCTGGAAAACGACAGCGGCGCGCCGATCGCGTTGCGCGGCGCCAGCAGCACGATCTACGCCGAGGCGATGCTGCACCGGAGTTCGACCGCCGGCGGCGTCAGTCGCATGAGCATGGTCGACTCGCTCGACGTGCCCGCGCACGGCAAGGCCGCGCTGGCGCCGGCGGGCTACCACCTCATGCTGATGCAACCGAAACAACCGGTGAAACCGGGCGACAGCGTGACGCTGACCCTGAAGTTCGCCGACGGCAGCACCCTGGCCACCGACTTCATCGCACGACCGGCCAACGCGCTGGACGCCGGCGACACTCATGCCGACCACGCCATGCCCGGCATGGACCACGGCGCGATGTCACACGATCACTGA
- a CDS encoding cytochrome c oxidase assembly protein — MTASLLKWIVPWEFSWVLLTCFVVASVLYLRGCRRRPVRFASKLTFWSGMAIIYLSLHTYLDYYAEHEFFMHRIQQLLLHHIAPLLIVAAYPSAVLRAGLPLAWRVRVLRPLQRSWPWRLVFGVLWNPTVATLLFIAFILIWLVPDLQTLAMLDWRIYRFMNWSMLVSGFAYWSLVLDHRPHPPGRMTAGLRVLSPAITMTPQIVAGAIVTFSKTDLYPIFEICGRAFTLNVLTGQLIGGVIIWVPSALVESIGGLMALRLWLRLSRNGRLPRKPPRRTVRTVAGKATVTDAQ, encoded by the coding sequence GTGACTGCAAGCCTGTTGAAATGGATCGTGCCGTGGGAGTTTTCGTGGGTCTTGCTCACGTGCTTCGTGGTGGCCAGCGTGCTGTACCTGCGCGGCTGTCGCCGGCGGCCGGTGCGGTTCGCCAGCAAGCTGACGTTCTGGTCGGGCATGGCGATCATCTACCTGTCGCTGCACACGTATCTGGACTACTACGCCGAGCATGAGTTCTTCATGCACCGCATCCAGCAGTTGCTGCTGCACCACATCGCGCCGCTGCTGATCGTCGCGGCGTATCCGTCCGCGGTGTTGCGCGCCGGCCTGCCGCTGGCCTGGCGGGTACGCGTGCTGCGTCCGTTGCAGCGCTCATGGCCGTGGCGGCTGGTATTCGGCGTGCTGTGGAATCCGACCGTCGCCACGCTGCTGTTCATCGCCTTCATCCTGATCTGGCTGGTGCCCGATTTGCAGACGCTGGCGATGCTGGACTGGCGCATCTACCGCTTCATGAATTGGAGCATGCTGGTCAGCGGTTTCGCCTACTGGTCGCTGGTGCTCGATCACCGCCCGCATCCGCCGGGACGGATGACCGCCGGGCTGCGCGTGCTGTCGCCGGCGATCACCATGACACCGCAGATCGTCGCCGGAGCGATCGTCACGTTCTCGAAGACCGACCTCTATCCGATCTTCGAGATCTGCGGACGCGCGTTCACCCTCAACGTGCTCACCGGCCAGCTGATCGGCGGCGTGATCATCTGGGTGCCGTCGGCCCTGGTGGAGTCGATCGGCGGGCTGATGGCGCTGCGCCTGTGGCTGCGCCTGTCACGCAACGGCCGGTTGCCGCGCAAGCCGCCGCGCAGGACGGTCCGGACGGTGGCCGGCAAGGCGACGGTCACGGACGCTCAGTGA
- a CDS encoding Gldg family protein yields the protein MPRSRLHHMLSTPLRLTRRGLLYGALVLLVLVFVPLIVASSRWLHASRVDLTTDQLYTLTPGTLHIVDTLQRPLRLTLYFSEHATRDLPQLRSYEQRVREMLQEMVARSHGRIRLQTIDPVPYSDDEASAEGSGLTAANGGSNGERVFFGLAGSAMSGSVDGDSNDDRVPEKTLSIAFFDPSREAFLEYDIAKLVYELNQTSKPQVGVISSLPVEGNPVLSEQPWTVLQQLGQLFDLKTIDPATLQKVDDKIRVLLLIQPRRLTPDAQYAIDQYVLGGGHLVVFVDPDAELDTSPYGPESITFPDRASDLPRLFKAWGVIYDPHKVVLDRSRALQIELAGSSLNHPAMLDLGAQELNRNDAVTASLQRINVSTAGFFDLAADAHTRLVPLLQSSVEAEVVSTQRVLDASNDPTSLLQNYHPDGAHYLLAARLHGTFDSAFPERAGVAGHRARSAANAEVILVADTDLLSDRLWVEPQTILGQTMMRIFANNGDLVTNLVDNLSGSSALLSIRGRSTSQRPFTRVQALRNVADQKFLQKEQELEQELADTRRRLDELQPAKGGHGSTATAEQRREIEQFRQRQLAINKELRDVQHQLNAEIDALGLRVKVTNIVAIPALVVLFGLLYGWRRGRYGRRRR from the coding sequence ATGCCCCGTTCGCGTCTTCATCACATGCTTTCCACGCCGCTGCGACTGACCCGGCGCGGCCTGCTGTATGGCGCACTGGTGCTGCTGGTGCTGGTGTTCGTGCCGCTGATCGTGGCCAGCAGTCGCTGGCTGCACGCATCGCGGGTCGACCTCACCACCGACCAGCTGTACACGCTGACGCCGGGCACGCTGCACATCGTCGATACATTGCAGCGGCCGCTGCGGCTGACCTTGTACTTCTCCGAGCACGCGACCCGCGACCTGCCGCAACTGCGCAGTTACGAGCAGCGCGTGCGCGAGATGTTGCAGGAGATGGTGGCGCGTTCGCACGGTCGCATCCGCCTGCAGACCATCGATCCGGTGCCGTATTCCGATGACGAGGCCAGCGCCGAAGGCAGCGGCCTCACCGCGGCCAATGGCGGCAGCAACGGCGAGCGGGTGTTCTTCGGCCTCGCCGGCAGTGCCATGTCCGGCAGCGTCGACGGCGACAGCAACGATGACCGCGTGCCGGAGAAGACGCTGTCGATCGCGTTCTTCGATCCCTCGCGCGAGGCGTTCCTCGAGTACGACATCGCCAAGCTGGTGTACGAACTGAACCAGACCAGCAAGCCGCAGGTCGGCGTGATCAGTTCGCTGCCGGTCGAGGGCAACCCGGTGCTCAGCGAACAACCGTGGACGGTCCTGCAGCAACTGGGCCAGCTGTTCGACCTGAAGACGATCGATCCGGCCACGCTGCAAAAAGTGGACGACAAGATCCGCGTGCTGTTGCTGATCCAGCCCAGGCGCCTGACCCCCGATGCGCAATACGCGATCGACCAGTACGTGCTGGGCGGCGGGCATCTGGTGGTATTCGTCGACCCGGACGCCGAGCTGGACACCTCGCCCTACGGGCCGGAGAGCATCACCTTTCCCGATCGTGCGTCGGACCTGCCGCGGCTGTTCAAGGCGTGGGGCGTGATCTACGACCCGCACAAGGTGGTGCTCGATCGTAGCCGCGCGTTGCAGATCGAGCTGGCCGGCAGCAGCCTCAACCATCCGGCGATGCTGGACCTGGGCGCGCAGGAACTGAACCGCAACGATGCGGTGACCGCCAGCCTGCAGCGCATCAACGTCTCCACCGCGGGCTTCTTCGACCTGGCCGCGGATGCGCACACCCGACTGGTCCCGCTGCTGCAGAGCAGTGTCGAGGCCGAGGTGGTGTCCACCCAGCGCGTGCTGGACGCCAGCAACGATCCCACTTCGCTGCTGCAGAACTACCATCCCGACGGCGCCCATTACCTGCTCGCGGCGCGCCTGCACGGCACCTTCGACAGCGCGTTCCCGGAGCGCGCCGGCGTGGCGGGTCATCGTGCGCGCTCGGCCGCGAATGCCGAGGTGATCCTGGTTGCCGATACCGACCTGCTCAGCGATCGCCTGTGGGTCGAGCCGCAGACCATCCTCGGCCAGACCATGATGCGGATCTTCGCCAATAACGGCGACCTGGTGACCAACCTGGTGGACAACCTCAGCGGTTCGTCGGCGCTGCTGTCGATTCGCGGCCGCTCCACGTCGCAGCGCCCCTTCACCCGGGTGCAGGCATTGCGCAACGTGGCCGACCAGAAATTCCTGCAGAAGGAGCAGGAGCTGGAGCAGGAGCTGGCCGACACCCGGCGGCGGCTGGACGAACTGCAGCCGGCCAAGGGCGGCCACGGCAGCACCGCTACGGCCGAGCAGCGGCGCGAGATCGAGCAGTTCCGCCAGCGCCAGCTGGCGATCAACAAGGAGCTGCGCGACGTGCAGCACCAGCTCAACGCGGAGATCGATGCGCTGGGGCTGCGGGTGAAGGTCACCAACATCGTGGCGATCCCCGCCCTGGTGGTGCTGTTCGGCCTGTTGTACGGCTGGCGCAGGGGGCGCTACGGCCGCCGCCGCCGGTGA
- a CDS encoding ABC transporter permease subunit, giving the protein MSPVNAVLRRELRSYFVTPVAYVFLVIFLVLTGILTFYAGDYYERGQADLQPFFAMHPWLYLILVPAITMRMWAEEAKGGTLELLLTLPLTLWQAMLGKFLAAWLFIGLALALTFPIWITVNYLGSPDNGIILAGYLGSWLMAGSFVAIGACLSALTRSQVVAFILTALVCVLLILIGQPQVLDFFSGTLPRKLINAVAHLSMLRHFEAIARGVLDVRDLLYFLLSTLGWLLAGVLLLDLKRTR; this is encoded by the coding sequence ATGAGCCCGGTCAACGCGGTGCTGCGGCGCGAGTTGCGCAGTTATTTCGTGACCCCGGTGGCCTACGTCTTCCTGGTGATCTTCCTGGTCCTGACCGGCATCCTCACGTTCTATGCGGGCGACTATTACGAGCGTGGCCAGGCCGACCTGCAGCCGTTCTTCGCGATGCATCCCTGGCTGTACCTGATCCTGGTGCCGGCGATCACCATGCGCATGTGGGCGGAGGAGGCCAAGGGCGGCACGCTGGAACTGCTGCTGACCCTGCCGCTGACGCTGTGGCAGGCGATGCTGGGCAAGTTCCTGGCGGCCTGGTTGTTCATCGGCCTGGCGCTGGCGCTGACCTTCCCGATCTGGATCACCGTCAACTACCTGGGCTCGCCGGACAACGGCATCATCCTGGCGGGATACCTGGGCAGCTGGCTGATGGCCGGCAGCTTCGTGGCGATCGGCGCCTGCCTGTCCGCGCTGACCCGCAGCCAGGTGGTGGCCTTCATCCTCACCGCGCTGGTCTGCGTGTTGCTGATCCTGATCGGCCAGCCGCAGGTGCTCGACTTCTTCTCCGGCACCTTGCCGCGCAAGCTGATCAACGCGGTGGCGCACCTGTCGATGCTGCGCCACTTCGAGGCGATCGCGCGGGGCGTGCTCGACGTGCGCGACCTGCTGTATTTTCTGCTGAGCACGCTGGGCTGGCTGCTCGCCGGCGTGCTGCTGCTCGACCTGAAACGGACGCGCTGA